In Woeseia oceani, one DNA window encodes the following:
- a CDS encoding ammonium transporter, which produces MGALVMWMAAGFTMLEAGLVRAKNTAEILTKNIGLYAIACIMYMLCGYSIMYPGDEFAGGMLGSLVTLGSGLVGGADNSAAEVIASNGDTYYSNLSDFFFQVVFVATAMSIVSGAVAERMKLWSFFAFAIVLTGFIYPVQGFWKWGGGFLQTAGFQDFAGSGVVHMCGAAAALAGVILLGARKGKFGKNGEIKAIPGCNLPLATLGMLILWLGWFGFNGGSELKLSDVGEANAVARIFVNTNMAAAGGLIAALLLARLWFGKADLTMALNGALAGLVAITAEPLMPTAIGSTLIGAVGGLLVVVAIVGLDKLRLDDPVGAISVHGVVGIWGLLAVPIYNDDAGLGPQLLGIVSIFTWVFLMSLLVWYLIRLTVGLRVDEQHEYEGVDISECGLEAYPEFTTAD; this is translated from the coding sequence ATGGGTGCCCTCGTCATGTGGATGGCTGCGGGCTTCACCATGCTCGAAGCCGGCCTCGTGCGAGCGAAAAACACTGCCGAGATTCTGACCAAGAACATTGGCCTCTACGCCATCGCCTGCATCATGTACATGCTGTGTGGCTACTCCATCATGTACCCCGGCGACGAATTCGCAGGCGGCATGCTTGGCAGTCTCGTCACGCTGGGCAGTGGCCTGGTCGGCGGTGCCGACAACAGCGCCGCCGAGGTCATTGCCAGCAATGGTGACACCTATTACTCGAACCTCTCGGACTTCTTCTTCCAGGTTGTGTTTGTGGCGACCGCGATGTCCATCGTTTCGGGTGCGGTTGCCGAGCGCATGAAGCTGTGGTCATTCTTTGCCTTCGCCATTGTGCTGACGGGCTTTATCTACCCGGTCCAGGGTTTCTGGAAATGGGGTGGCGGCTTCCTGCAAACCGCCGGCTTCCAGGACTTTGCCGGCTCCGGGGTCGTGCACATGTGTGGCGCCGCTGCGGCACTCGCCGGCGTCATCCTGCTGGGTGCACGCAAAGGCAAGTTCGGCAAGAACGGTGAGATCAAAGCCATCCCTGGCTGTAATCTGCCTTTGGCCACCCTCGGCATGCTGATCCTGTGGTTGGGTTGGTTCGGATTCAATGGCGGCTCCGAACTCAAACTGAGCGACGTTGGAGAAGCGAACGCCGTTGCCCGCATCTTCGTCAACACCAACATGGCGGCGGCGGGCGGTCTGATTGCGGCTTTGCTGCTGGCCAGGCTCTGGTTTGGCAAGGCCGACCTGACCATGGCCCTGAACGGCGCATTGGCCGGACTGGTCGCGATCACCGCTGAACCGTTGATGCCGACGGCCATCGGCAGCACCCTGATTGGTGCGGTCGGCGGACTGCTGGTTGTGGTTGCGATCGTCGGTCTCGACAAGCTGCGGCTGGATGACCCGGTAGGCGCGATCTCGGTGCATGGCGTGGTCGGCATCTGGGGCTTGCTCGCCGTACCCATCTACAACGATGACGCCGGGCTGGGTCCGCAGTTACTCGGGATTGTGTCCATTTTCACCTGGGTGTTCCTCATGAGCCTGCTGGTCTGGTACCTGATCCGTCTGACGGTCGGTCTGCGGGTCGATGAGCAGCACGAATACGAAGGCGTGGACATCAGCGAGTGCGGTCTGGAGGCCTACCCGGAGTTCACAACGGCCGACTAA
- a CDS encoding P-II family nitrogen regulator — protein MKMITAIIKPFKLDDVREAVAEIGVQGITVTEVKGFGRQRGHTELYRGAEYVVDFLPKARIELAVADELVEQITEAIANAARTGKIGDGKIFVSELTQAIRIRTGETGNEAV, from the coding sequence ATGAAAATGATTACGGCGATCATCAAGCCGTTCAAGCTCGACGACGTTCGCGAAGCAGTCGCGGAAATCGGCGTGCAAGGCATAACAGTGACCGAAGTCAAAGGTTTCGGTCGGCAGCGGGGTCACACGGAGCTTTATCGCGGCGCCGAGTACGTTGTCGATTTCCTGCCCAAGGCCCGCATCGAACTCGCGGTTGCCGATGAACTGGTTGAACAGATCACGGAAGCGATAGCGAACGCCGCTCGCACCGGCAAGATCGGTGACGGCAAGATTTTTGTTAGCGAGCTGACCCAGGCCATCCGCATCCGCACCGGCGAAACCGGCAACGAGGCTGTTTAA
- a CDS encoding TorF family putative porin, which translates to MNKTIRSGLLPALLLLASTAQAELSANAGWVSDYYYRGLMQHSSSASAGIDYTEGGFYAGTWGADVGDGMEVDGYFGWDGEYEDFTFGAGFTGYYYTGDFDDTYQEVNLRFGYGIFSAEYAVGEYENFDGPTQDYGYYALTLEKDGLYGKYAGFNKDFDGDYLEFGYGFSVAELDLSIALIVADDPVTSDTDEALIFGIGKTFQIK; encoded by the coding sequence ATGAACAAGACTATCCGCAGCGGCCTGCTTCCGGCATTGCTCTTGCTGGCCAGCACCGCGCAGGCCGAACTCAGCGCCAACGCCGGCTGGGTCAGCGACTATTACTACCGCGGACTGATGCAGCACAGCTCGTCAGCCTCGGCCGGTATCGACTACACGGAAGGCGGCTTCTATGCCGGCACCTGGGGTGCCGATGTCGGCGACGGCATGGAAGTTGACGGCTATTTCGGCTGGGACGGCGAGTACGAAGATTTCACCTTCGGCGCCGGGTTTACCGGCTACTACTACACCGGCGACTTCGACGACACCTATCAGGAAGTGAACCTGCGCTTCGGCTACGGAATTTTTTCGGCTGAATACGCCGTCGGTGAGTACGAAAACTTTGACGGACCGACTCAAGACTACGGCTACTACGCGCTGACCCTCGAAAAGGACGGCCTGTACGGCAAGTACGCCGGTTTCAACAAGGACTTCGACGGCGATTATCTCGAATTCGGCTACGGCTTCAGCGTGGCGGAGCTGGACTTGAGCATCGCACTGATCGTCGCCGATGACCCCGTAACCAGCGATACCGACGAAGCACTGATCTTCGGTATCGGCAAGACCTTTCAAATCAAATGA
- a CDS encoding accessory factor UbiK family protein, whose amino-acid sequence MTRESIDSLARRLAASLPQGLRTVRDDMEENFRSVLKSSLQRMDLVTREEFEVQEAVLARTREKLEALEVRLAAYEQSIAAAPTAKKKVKKKASKKAGSQKTAE is encoded by the coding sequence ATGACAAGAGAATCCATAGACAGTCTGGCGCGGCGCCTCGCCGCCTCGCTTCCCCAGGGTCTGCGCACCGTGCGCGACGACATGGAGGAAAACTTTCGCAGCGTGTTGAAGAGCTCTTTGCAGCGAATGGACCTGGTGACCCGGGAAGAATTCGAAGTGCAGGAAGCCGTGCTGGCCCGCACCCGCGAAAAACTCGAAGCGCTGGAAGTTCGGCTTGCCGCCTACGAGCAGTCCATTGCCGCCGCACCGACTGCAAAGAAGAAGGTCAAAAAAAAGGCCAGCAAAAAAGCGGGCAGCCAGAAAACTGCGGAGTAA
- a CDS encoding YifB family Mg chelatase-like AAA ATPase, producing MGLALLNSRAQLGVDAPRVTIEVFLSGGLPTFAIVGMPETAVRESKDRVRGAILSSGYHFPQERIIVSLGPADMCKTGGRFDLAIALGILAASNQINDELMTSHEFFGELSLNGELRRVPGVLPAALRAAEAGQRIVVPGGNAVEAAFASSEVLGAGSLLEVTAHLSGSRPLTPEPRRSLQAQEPETLDLKDVRGQVQAKRALEIAAAGGHNLLFIGPPGTGKSMLAKRLPGLLPPMSDAQALATAAVASVLGVATDVQHWCRRPFRAPHHTASAAALVGGGGDPRPGEVSRAHNGVLFLDELPEFHRNVLEVLREPLESGYITISRAGTQADFPANFQLVAAMNPCPCGYLGDPRGNCNCSADRVQNYRARISGPLLDRIDIQMKVQRPPASCMRADSPAGESTAEVAARVLAARERQLQRAGLCNADLDGARLAAACNLTDDASALLERAMDQYGLSPRGHQRMQRVALTITDLAGNDGVGVNAIAEALSLRGLEARAVPV from the coding sequence ATGGGCCTGGCGCTCCTGAATAGTCGCGCGCAACTCGGGGTCGATGCGCCGCGGGTCACCATCGAAGTGTTCTTGTCCGGCGGACTGCCGACGTTTGCCATCGTCGGCATGCCTGAAACCGCGGTACGCGAAAGCAAGGACCGGGTGCGCGGCGCCATTCTCAGCTCCGGCTATCACTTTCCGCAGGAACGCATCATCGTCAGTCTCGGTCCCGCCGACATGTGCAAGACGGGTGGGCGCTTCGATCTTGCCATCGCGCTCGGCATTCTCGCGGCCAGCAACCAGATCAACGATGAACTCATGACCAGCCATGAATTCTTCGGCGAATTGTCGTTGAACGGTGAGTTGCGTCGTGTTCCCGGCGTTTTGCCGGCCGCCTTGCGCGCCGCTGAAGCGGGGCAGCGGATCGTTGTGCCTGGTGGCAATGCGGTTGAAGCTGCCTTTGCCTCGTCCGAGGTGTTGGGCGCAGGGTCATTGCTGGAAGTGACGGCGCATCTGTCCGGTTCGCGCCCTCTGACTCCCGAACCACGTCGCTCGTTGCAGGCACAGGAGCCGGAGACGCTCGATCTCAAGGACGTTCGTGGCCAGGTGCAGGCAAAACGAGCGCTGGAGATTGCGGCAGCGGGCGGTCACAACCTGTTGTTCATTGGACCTCCCGGCACTGGCAAGAGCATGTTGGCAAAACGCCTGCCAGGCCTGTTGCCACCGATGTCGGATGCGCAGGCGCTGGCAACCGCGGCGGTGGCGTCTGTCCTCGGCGTTGCTACCGACGTGCAGCACTGGTGCCGACGGCCATTTCGGGCGCCGCACCACACCGCGTCGGCAGCGGCGTTGGTCGGTGGTGGCGGCGACCCGCGTCCCGGAGAAGTATCACGCGCGCATAACGGGGTGTTGTTTCTCGACGAACTGCCCGAGTTTCATCGCAACGTGCTGGAAGTGCTGCGCGAGCCGCTGGAATCGGGGTATATCACCATCTCGCGCGCCGGCACGCAGGCGGATTTCCCGGCCAACTTCCAGCTGGTCGCGGCCATGAACCCCTGCCCCTGTGGCTATCTCGGCGATCCGCGCGGCAACTGCAATTGCAGCGCGGACCGCGTTCAGAACTACCGCGCGCGAATATCGGGGCCACTGCTCGATCGCATCGACATACAAATGAAAGTGCAGCGACCGCCCGCTTCCTGCATGCGAGCCGACAGCCCGGCTGGCGAGTCGACGGCCGAGGTCGCAGCCCGCGTTTTAGCGGCGCGCGAACGGCAGCTGCAACGCGCCGGCTTGTGTAACGCTGATCTGGATGGCGCGCGGCTGGCGGCTGCCTGCAATCTCACCGACGACGCCAGTGCTTTGCTCGAACGCGCGATGGACCAGTACGGTCTGTCGCCGCGAGGGCATCAACGCATGCAGCGAGTTGCGCTGACCATCACCGATCTCGCCGGCAACGACGGCGTGGGCGTGAACGCGATCGCGGAAGCACTCAGCCTGCGCGGCCTGGAGGCCCGGGCAGTTCCGGTCTAA
- a CDS encoding mechanosensitive ion channel family protein, producing MENLRNEFKQFLMAWFEVHVPSVAQIAFDGFVVLWISVFALALHIFLHGFVHRVLERFVGQQEETWQRELLANNLFRRISFGFQGAVVQIQAGLWLEESSFLYRLIDTLSVQWILLFALLAFFSLLDALRTVLYRHGGPTNFPIRGLLQTIKLIATVLIGLLAISALMGKSPLILLSGLGALSAVLLLVFKDPILGLVAGIQLSANEMLSVGDWLEMPKYGADGDVIDIALTTVKVRNWDKTITTIPTYALISDSFKNWRGMSEAGGRRIKRSVLIETSSIGFLNEELMQRLRKADLLSTYLQQKLEAIEQANVARQTDMSVRINGRRLTNVGTFRGYLVSYLKAHPRIRQDMTLLVRQLNPSSDGLPIEIYAFTSTIDWNEYEDIQSDIFDHVFAVLPEFGLRAHESPTGHDVRTLAASNKTTA from the coding sequence GTGGAAAACCTGCGTAACGAATTCAAACAGTTCCTGATGGCCTGGTTCGAGGTGCACGTACCCAGTGTCGCGCAGATTGCATTCGACGGTTTCGTCGTGTTGTGGATCAGCGTCTTCGCCCTGGCCCTGCATATCTTCCTGCACGGCTTCGTGCACCGTGTGTTGGAACGCTTCGTTGGCCAGCAGGAAGAGACGTGGCAGCGTGAGCTGTTGGCCAATAACCTGTTTCGACGCATTTCCTTCGGCTTTCAGGGTGCGGTCGTCCAGATTCAGGCCGGCCTGTGGCTGGAAGAATCGTCGTTTTTGTACCGGCTGATCGATACCCTGAGCGTGCAGTGGATACTGCTGTTCGCATTGCTCGCGTTTTTCTCGCTGCTCGATGCGCTGCGCACGGTGCTGTACCGGCATGGCGGACCCACGAACTTCCCGATACGCGGCTTGCTGCAAACCATAAAGCTGATAGCCACGGTCCTGATCGGCTTGCTGGCAATTTCAGCGTTGATGGGTAAGTCACCCTTGATACTGCTGAGTGGTCTGGGTGCGTTGTCGGCGGTCCTGCTGCTGGTGTTCAAAGACCCAATACTCGGTCTCGTAGCGGGTATCCAGTTGTCCGCCAATGAGATGCTGTCGGTTGGCGACTGGCTGGAGATGCCGAAGTACGGTGCGGACGGCGATGTCATCGACATTGCCCTGACAACCGTCAAAGTGCGCAACTGGGACAAGACGATCACGACCATCCCGACTTACGCACTGATCTCGGATTCTTTCAAGAACTGGCGAGGCATGTCCGAGGCCGGGGGCCGCCGCATCAAACGGAGTGTCCTGATCGAGACCAGTAGCATTGGGTTTCTCAACGAAGAGCTGATGCAGCGGCTCAGAAAAGCGGATCTGCTCAGCACCTACTTGCAGCAAAAGCTGGAAGCGATTGAACAAGCAAACGTTGCCAGACAGACGGACATGTCGGTTCGCATAAACGGTCGTCGCTTGACGAATGTCGGTACGTTCAGGGGTTACCTGGTTTCTTATTTAAAGGCGCACCCGCGGATTCGTCAGGACATGACGTTGCTGGTTCGGCAACTGAATCCGTCCAGCGACGGTTTGCCCATCGAAATCTACGCTTTCACCAGTACGATTGACTGGAATGAGTACGAAGACATTCAATCGGATATCTTCGACCACGTCTTTGCCGTGCTCCCGGAATTTGGTCTGCGTGCGCATGAATCACCCACCGGGCATGACGTACGCACGCTGGCGGCCAGCAACAAAACGACGGCCTGA
- a CDS encoding NAD-dependent epimerase/dehydratase family protein, which translates to MTNRREFIGAGVALLAAARAGAQSSGSKNAATAARPLNILFLGGTGFIGPHQIERALVRGHNVTMFNRGNNSGLFGDRVEEIVGNRDVTIDAGLKPLAGSRRWDVVVDNSGYVPQHVQDSVQLLKDRTDLYLYISTRAVYDETKGTVFMPDSPLWLSGKAPDGSTYGPLKAECDRIVRREFGDRAACVRPPYIVGPGDTTDRFTYWVERLYRGGDVVCPPDPDHEVQWIDARDLAEFVVTLAENRTGGIFNCAGPASVMDNEMLMHAMRAFSAAPTTLHWPMRKMLADADFNPLMFGSREESIHVDTTTAVAAGLKYRSLVTTVQDTHNWWWQQSAERRANARRWPSAETERAVLRQIRNA; encoded by the coding sequence ATGACGAATCGTCGGGAATTCATAGGGGCGGGTGTGGCGCTGTTGGCAGCGGCAAGAGCCGGTGCGCAATCCAGCGGCAGCAAGAACGCTGCCACCGCCGCTAGGCCACTCAACATTTTGTTTCTCGGCGGTACCGGTTTCATCGGTCCGCACCAGATCGAACGGGCATTGGTACGCGGGCACAATGTCACGATGTTCAACCGCGGCAACAACAGCGGCTTGTTCGGTGACCGCGTTGAGGAGATTGTCGGCAATCGCGATGTCACGATCGATGCGGGCCTGAAGCCGCTGGCAGGTTCACGTCGCTGGGATGTCGTTGTCGACAATTCCGGGTACGTGCCGCAGCATGTGCAGGATTCCGTGCAATTGCTGAAAGACCGCACCGACCTCTACCTTTACATATCGACACGCGCTGTCTACGACGAAACCAAGGGCACGGTCTTTATGCCGGACAGCCCACTCTGGTTGTCCGGGAAAGCCCCTGACGGCTCAACGTACGGCCCTCTGAAAGCAGAGTGCGATCGAATCGTGCGCCGCGAATTCGGCGACCGGGCGGCGTGCGTCAGACCGCCATACATCGTAGGGCCAGGCGACACAACCGACCGCTTTACCTACTGGGTCGAACGGCTTTATCGCGGCGGCGACGTTGTCTGCCCGCCCGATCCGGACCATGAGGTGCAATGGATCGACGCCCGCGACCTCGCCGAGTTTGTCGTGACCCTGGCTGAAAACCGCACAGGTGGCATTTTCAATTGCGCTGGACCTGCGTCGGTCATGGACAACGAAATGCTCATGCACGCGATGCGTGCGTTTTCTGCGGCACCGACAACTTTGCACTGGCCAATGCGCAAGATGCTGGCCGATGCCGACTTCAATCCGCTGATGTTTGGTTCGCGGGAGGAATCCATCCATGTCGATACCACGACCGCCGTCGCTGCCGGATTGAAATACCGCTCGCTGGTCACAACCGTGCAGGACACCCACAACTGGTGGTGGCAGCAAAGCGCGGAACGGCGCGCGAACGCGCGGCGCTGGCCGTCAGCCGAAACGGAGCGCGCGGTTCTCAGACAAATTCGAAACGCCTAG
- a CDS encoding Rossmann-fold NAD(P)-binding domain-containing protein (catalyzes the formation of L-proline from L-ornithine), with protein sequence MITLDLAAIKAHLDIDAAVAAIEQGYVDYSLGRADVPPVGYLAVPDGECHIKYGHIQGGEFFVIKVATGFYGNTALGLPSSDGLMLVLSAKTGMVEAFLQDEGHLTNIRTAIGGMIAAKYLAPVEVSGIGIIGAGVQAELQLRLLRNITSCRRVTLWNRNRARAEALAESVGRDGFEVEISDTVEALVRASNLIVTTTPAQEPLIAADWVTPGTHITAVGADTPGKQELATELVAGADIVVVDSITQCTDHGEVQTAFRDGRITKEALRELGDVINKPDLRRLNDQQISIADLTGVAVQDIQIASAVFSAWRSNNG encoded by the coding sequence ATGATTACGCTGGATCTTGCGGCCATTAAGGCCCATCTGGATATCGACGCTGCGGTCGCAGCCATAGAACAAGGCTACGTCGATTACAGTCTGGGGCGGGCCGACGTGCCGCCGGTTGGCTACCTGGCCGTGCCGGATGGCGAATGCCATATCAAGTACGGGCACATTCAGGGTGGCGAGTTTTTCGTCATCAAGGTGGCAACCGGCTTTTACGGCAACACCGCCCTTGGCTTGCCCAGCAGTGACGGACTCATGCTGGTCCTGTCCGCAAAAACCGGCATGGTGGAAGCCTTTTTGCAGGATGAAGGCCACCTGACCAATATCCGCACGGCAATCGGCGGCATGATTGCCGCGAAATACCTGGCCCCAGTTGAAGTAAGCGGAATCGGCATCATCGGCGCTGGTGTTCAGGCAGAGCTGCAACTGCGGCTACTGAGAAACATCACTTCATGCCGCCGCGTTACGCTCTGGAACAGAAACCGGGCGCGTGCCGAAGCCCTGGCAGAGTCGGTCGGCAGAGATGGTTTCGAGGTTGAAATCAGCGATACCGTGGAAGCGCTGGTACGGGCATCGAACCTGATTGTAACCACGACACCTGCGCAAGAACCGCTCATCGCTGCAGACTGGGTCACTCCGGGCACGCATATCACGGCCGTCGGCGCGGATACGCCAGGCAAGCAGGAACTGGCCACCGAACTGGTCGCTGGTGCGGATATCGTGGTTGTCGACTCAATCACGCAGTGTACGGATCACGGCGAAGTGCAGACGGCCTTTCGCGACGGCCGCATAACGAAAGAGGCGTTGCGCGAACTGGGCGACGTCATTAACAAACCGGACTTGCGCCGACTAAACGACCAGCAAATCAGCATCGCCGACCTGACCGGCGTGGCGGTACAGGATATCCAGATCGCCTCGGCCGTATTCTCCGCGTGGAGAAGTAACAACGGCTAG
- a CDS encoding aminotransferase class I/II-fold pyridoxal phosphate-dependent enzyme, whose amino-acid sequence MTGLPDFRLETHFSRWEFKARFHMTASDAESMSLAELLAMANPAEREAFDQLWLGYTETWGDPGLRELIADTYQQRTAADILCFAGASEGIFAANSVLLDKDSHAIVVTPNYQSHETLPVSFCSATGVPLDPDDHWSLDIDRVASAIRPNTRLMTINFPHNPTGANLPPDRFAALIELCRKHGMYLLSDEIFNGLGPSSTEFLPAAADVYERGLSLNVMSKACGLPGLRIGWIACQDRELLSKLERMKHYLSISNSGPSEALTKIALRNRDRILARNCAIIDENLVHLNAFFARHRDLFVWQQPDASCMGFPRYNGIDGVEDFTRRLIEHSSLLLLPGSIYQSALTSTPANHFRIGFGRRDIETGIAVMEQHINRGNHS is encoded by the coding sequence GTGACCGGCCTGCCCGATTTCAGGCTGGAGACCCACTTCTCTCGCTGGGAGTTCAAAGCGCGCTTTCACATGACGGCCTCGGATGCCGAGAGCATGTCGCTGGCCGAGTTGCTGGCGATGGCAAATCCGGCGGAGCGCGAGGCATTCGACCAGCTCTGGCTGGGCTATACCGAAACCTGGGGTGATCCCGGCCTGCGCGAACTCATTGCCGACACCTACCAACAACGCACTGCCGCGGACATCCTCTGCTTTGCCGGTGCCAGTGAAGGCATCTTTGCCGCCAATTCCGTGCTGCTGGATAAGGACAGTCACGCAATCGTCGTCACGCCGAACTACCAGTCGCACGAAACCTTGCCGGTGAGCTTTTGCTCGGCGACCGGGGTTCCGTTGGACCCGGACGATCACTGGTCGCTGGACATTGACCGTGTGGCCAGTGCGATTCGTCCGAACACCCGCCTGATGACGATCAACTTTCCGCACAACCCCACGGGCGCAAACCTGCCGCCGGACCGTTTTGCCGCATTGATCGAACTCTGCCGCAAACACGGCATGTATTTGCTGAGCGACGAAATATTCAACGGCCTGGGGCCCAGCAGCACCGAATTCCTGCCGGCGGCAGCGGACGTGTACGAACGCGGCCTGTCCCTCAACGTCATGTCAAAAGCCTGCGGCTTGCCGGGCTTGCGCATCGGCTGGATTGCCTGCCAGGACAGGGAACTGCTCTCGAAGCTGGAACGCATGAAGCACTACCTGTCGATCTCCAACTCGGGCCCCAGCGAAGCACTGACAAAAATTGCGTTGCGTAACCGCGATCGAATCCTTGCGCGCAACTGTGCAATCATCGACGAGAACCTTGTGCACCTGAATGCATTTTTCGCCCGCCATCGGGATCTTTTCGTCTGGCAGCAACCGGACGCATCGTGCATGGGATTTCCGCGGTACAACGGCATCGACGGCGTGGAAGATTTCACTCGCCGCCTGATTGAGCACAGCAGTTTGCTGTTGTTGCCCGGCAGCATTTACCAATCAGCATTGACCAGCACGCCAGCCAATCACTTTCGCATCGGTTTCGGCCGGCGCGATATTGAGACTGGCATTGCGGTCATGGAACAACACATCAATCGCGGTAACCATTCATGA
- a CDS encoding c-type cytochrome: MDRDQKFYDIYSVVIGGLALFALAIFVLSKKMSDMTQGIYTSSAVEYQQAVSERLQPFGQVYMPGESIPADEPQVAEAAQADPVATTLSGPQVYNAACIACHGSGIGGAPTLADAANWAPRAAQGTDTLHDHAVNGYQGNAGYMPPKGGRLDLSDQEIHDAVDYMLSQIP, encoded by the coding sequence TTGGACCGCGACCAGAAGTTTTACGACATTTATTCCGTAGTAATAGGCGGCCTGGCCCTTTTTGCGCTGGCCATTTTCGTGCTGTCAAAGAAAATGTCCGATATGACTCAGGGGATCTACACGTCATCGGCGGTAGAGTACCAACAGGCCGTTTCAGAGCGCTTGCAGCCGTTTGGCCAGGTATACATGCCCGGCGAGAGCATTCCTGCCGATGAGCCGCAGGTTGCCGAAGCGGCGCAGGCCGATCCGGTCGCCACGACGCTGTCGGGCCCGCAGGTCTACAACGCTGCCTGTATTGCCTGTCATGGCAGCGGCATCGGCGGCGCGCCAACTCTGGCTGACGCGGCCAACTGGGCTCCGCGCGCCGCGCAGGGTACAGACACCCTGCACGACCATGCCGTCAACGGCTACCAGGGCAACGCTGGCTACATGCCGCCCAAAGGTGGTCGTCTGGACCTTTCCGATCAGGAAATCCATGACGCTGTCGACTACATGCTCTCGCAAATCCCCTAG
- a CDS encoding DUF6702 family protein codes for MRRPQRQQCAALIVLLLALLPAGAHRAPGSLSTIDFNAATGMLEIVHRLHLHDAEIGVAAVLDDPRFSLSQLESRARAALYVEERFQIMSDDAVIGLRLVGAEIAGDYLMVYQERNGPLPAKIRVRNDILRDAFEGQINQVNIASGTTVRTLTFANDDVWHTFEVDNVDNSGQSATE; via the coding sequence ATGCGACGGCCGCAACGGCAGCAATGCGCAGCACTCATTGTGCTGCTGCTCGCGTTGTTGCCAGCCGGTGCACACCGGGCGCCGGGCAGTCTGTCGACGATCGACTTCAATGCCGCCACCGGCATGCTGGAGATCGTGCATCGCCTGCACCTGCACGACGCTGAAATCGGCGTGGCGGCGGTCCTCGACGACCCGCGGTTTTCCCTCAGCCAGCTCGAATCGCGGGCCCGTGCGGCACTTTACGTCGAAGAGCGGTTCCAGATCATGAGCGATGATGCCGTGATCGGGCTACGGTTGGTCGGTGCCGAAATCGCGGGGGATTACCTGATGGTCTACCAGGAGCGCAATGGGCCGCTGCCAGCGAAGATTCGGGTCCGCAATGACATCCTGCGCGATGCGTTCGAGGGGCAGATTAACCAGGTGAACATCGCGAGCGGCACTACGGTACGGACCCTGACCTTTGCCAATGACGATGTCTGGCACACTTTCGAAGTGGACAACGTCGACAATTCGGGCCAATCGGCGACAGAATAG